In the genome of Vicia villosa cultivar HV-30 ecotype Madison, WI unplaced genomic scaffold, Vvil1.0 ctg.002191F_1_1, whole genome shotgun sequence, one region contains:
- the LOC131638162 gene encoding uncharacterized mitochondrial protein AtMg00310-like — MSFYKLPESCCHDIEAMITRFWWGSNGGKKKIHWLSWEKLSVAKSEGGLRLLTDGDSFLGKVLKGRYYPRRSIDEATMGLNSSFARRSILRPRDVVSRGTRWRIGNGESVRIWNNNWILENPRFKVLSHIGNRDRDVKVNDLIDVDLGTWNTARVHVVFPPSKAK, encoded by the exons ATGAGTTTCTACAAACTTCCAGAAAGTTGCTGTCATGATATTGAAGCAATGATAACTAGGTTCTGGTGGGGATCAAATGGAGGAAAGAAAAAGATTCATTGGTTGAGCTGGGAGAAGCTGTCTGTGGCTAAAAGTGAGGGTGGCTTG AGATTACTCACGGACGGGGATTCCTTTCTAGGGAAGGTGTTAAAAGGAAGATATTATCCTCGTCGGTCCATTGATGAAGCAACGATGGGATTAAATTCAAGTTTTGCGCGGAGAAGTATCCTTAGACCCAGAGATGTGGTGTCAAGAGGCACTCGGTGGAGGATTGGAAATGGTGAGAGTGTGAGGATTTGGAATAATAACTGGATTTTGGAGAATCCCAGATTCAAAGTTCTCAGTCACATTGGTAATCGTGACAGAGATGTTAAGGTCAACGATCTGATTGATGTCGACCTTGGAACTTGGAATACAGCACGGGTCCATGTAGTTTTTCCCCCTTCAAAGGCTAAATAA
- the LOC131638163 gene encoding uncharacterized protein LOC131638163: MYWKSKDYEDPLPEEGPDPESRWGLVFDGAVNAYGRGIGALIIMPQGSHVPFTSRLTFDCPNNMAEYEACIIGLEEAIDLRIKILDVDYARRLLTFFNKVEFHHIPREENQMEDALATLASMYQVKFPNEAPQITIMRLDRPAHVFAVEIITDDKPWFHDIKIFL, encoded by the exons ATGTATTGGAAATCTAAAGATTATGAAGATCCTTTACCtgaagaagggccagatcctgaatcccGATGGGGTCTGGTATTTGATGGAGCTGTTAATGCTTATGGTCGAGGAATTGGGGCATTAATTATCATGCCACAAGGATCTCACGTACCATTTACTTCAAGACTGACGTTTGACTGCCCCAACAATatggcagaatacgaagcttgtatcataGGACTAGAGGAAGCCATTGATCTTAGAATCAAGATTCTCGATGT agattatgcccgAAGACTGTTGaccttcttcaacaaagttgagttCCATCACATACCTCGTGAGGAAAATCAAATGGAAGATGCATTAGCCACTTTGGCTTCCATGTATCAAGTGAAGTTTCCAAATGAAGCTCCTCAAATTACaatcatgcgcctggataggccggcTCATGTATTCGCTGTTGAAATTATCACGGATGACAAGCCGTGGTTTCATGACATCAAAATCTTCCTATAG